A section of the Hevea brasiliensis isolate MT/VB/25A 57/8 chromosome 17, ASM3005281v1, whole genome shotgun sequence genome encodes:
- the LOC110636805 gene encoding serine/threonine-protein kinase AFC2-like isoform X2, with protein MIEIEVLQQLGKHDKGGNRCVQIRNWFDYRNHICIVFEKLGPSLYDFLRKNNYRSFPIDLVRGIGGQLLECVAFMHDLRLIHTDLKPENILLVSPDYVRVPDYKGLSRSPKEGSYVKRVPKSSAIKVIDFGSTTYERQDQNYIVSTRHYRAPEVILGLGWSYPCDIWSVGCILVELCTGEALFQTHENLEHLAMMERVLGPLPQHMLKRVDRHAEKYIRRGRLDWPEGATSRESIKAVTKLPRLQNLVMQHVDHSAGDLIHLLQGLLRYDPSDRLTAREALRLPFFTRDQLRR; from the exons ATGATAGAGATTGAAGTGCTGCAACAGCTTGGTAAACATGATAAAGGTGGAAATCG TTGTGTGCAAATACGGAACTGGTTTGACTATCGTAACCATATCTGTATT GTTTTTGAGAAGCTTGGACCAAGCTTATACGATTTTCTTCGCAAAAACAATTATCGCTCATTTCCCATTGATCTTGTCCGTGGGATTGGAGGACAACTGTTGGAATGTGTAGCAT TTATGCATGACTTGCGTCTGATTCATACTGACTTGAAACCTGAGAACATTCTTCTAGTTTCTCCTGATTATGTGAGAGTTCCTGATTACAAG GGTTTGTCCCGATCACCAAAGGAAGGCTCCTACGTTAAGAGAGTCCCAAAGTCGAGTGCTATTAAGGTGATTGATTTTGGTAGTACTACTTATGAGCGCCAAGATCAGAACTACATTGTATCCACACGACATTACCGTGCTCCAGAAGTTATTCTGG GACTTGGGTGGAGTTATCCTTGTGATATATGGAGCGTTGGTTGCATCTTAGTGGAATTATGCACT GGCGAGGCTTTATTTCAAACCCATGAGAATCTGGAGCACCTAGCAATGATGGAAAGGGTCCTTGGGCCCCTGCCTCAGCATATGCTGAAGAGAGTCGA TCGGCATGCAGAGAAATACATCAGAAGGGGTAGACTGGACTGGCCTGAAGGTGCTACTTCAAGGGAAAGTATTAAAGCTGTTACGAAGTTGCCTCGCCTTCA GAATCTAGTAATGCAGCATGTTGATCACTCGGCTGGAGATCTGATTCATCTCTTGCAAGGATTGCTTAGATATGATCCCTCAGATAGGCTAACTGCTCGGGAAGCACTAAGGCTTCCCTTCTTTACAAGGGACCAATTAAGGAGGTGA
- the LOC110638770 gene encoding serine/threonine-protein kinase AFC2 isoform X1, which produces MRPSSNDSLISFCLVVCFPCFPFFFLDSCVVHFDLLSIMEMERITEFPLTHLDRRPRKRTRLGWDVPQVPKAQVGLFCGQEVGNVTSYASSGATSDHSTSSSLFVKGVAPNGSPPWREDDKDGHYMFAIGENLTSRYKIHSKMGEGTFGQVLECWDKERKEMVAIKIVRGIKKYREAAMIEIEVLQQLGKHDKGGNRCVQIRNWFDYRNHICIVFEKLGPSLYDFLRKNNYRSFPIDLVREIGGQLLECVAFMHDLRLIHTDLKPENILLVSPDYVKVPDYKGLSRSPKEGSYVKRVPKSSAIKVIDFGSTTYERQDQNYIVSTRHYRAPEVILGLGWSYPCDTWSVGCILVELCTGEALFQTHENLEHLAMMERVLGPLPQHMLKRVDRHAEKYIRRGRLDWPEGATSRESIKAVTKLPRLQNLVMQHVDHSAGDLIHLLQGLLRYDPSDRLTAREALRHPFFTRDQLRR; this is translated from the exons GTTTCCcttgttttccattttttttcCTCGATTCCTGTGTGGTTCACTTCGATTTGCTTTCGATCATGGAGATGGAGCGCATAACCGAGTTTCCCCTTACGCACCTGGATCGGCGACCCAGGAAAAGGACTCGTTTGGGCTGGGACGTTCCTCAGGTTCCTAAG GCTCAGGTAGGATTATTTTGTGGACAAGAGGTTGGGAATGTAACAAGCTATGCATCTTCTGGAGCAACCTCAGACCATTCTACCTCTAGTTCTCTATTTGTAAAGGGAGTGGCTCCAAATGGTTCTCCCCCATGGCGGGAAGATGACAAGGATGGCCATTACATGTTTGCGATTGGAGAAAATTTAACTTCTCGCT ATAAGATACACAGCAAGATGGGTGAAG GCACCTTTGGTCAGGTTTTGGAATGCTGGGACAAAGAAAGAAAGGAGATGGTTGCAATCAAAATAGTCCGTGGGATTAAGAAGTATCGTGAAGCAGCTATGATAGAGATTGAAGTGCTGCAACAGCTTGGTAAACATGATAAAGGTGGAAATCG TTGTGTGCAAATACGGAACTGGTTTGACTATCGTAACCATATCTGTATT GTTTTTGAGAAGCTTGGACCAAGCTTATACGATTTTCTTCGCAAAAACAATTATCGCTCATTTCCCATTGATCTTGTCCGTGAGATTGGAGGACAACTGTTGGAATGTGTAGCAT TTATGCATGACTTGCGTCTGATTCATACTGACTTGAAACCTGAGAACATTCTTCTAGTTTCTCCAGATTATGTGAAAGTTCCTGATTACAAG GGTTTGTCCCGATCACCAAAGGAAGGCTCCTACGTTAAGAGAGTCCCAAAGTCGAGTGCTATTAAGGTGATTGATTTTGGTAGTACTACTTATGAGCGCCAAGATCAGAACTACATTGTATCCACACGACATTACCGTGCTCCAGAAGTTATTCTGG GACTTGGGTGGAGTTATCCTTGTGATACATGGAGCGTTGGTTGCATCTTAGTGGAATTATGCACT GGCGAGGCTTTATTTCAAACCCATGAGAATCTGGAGCACCTAGCAATGATGGAAAGGGTCCTTGGGCCCCTGCCTCAGCATATGCTGAAGAGAGTCGA TCGGCATGCAGAGAAATATATCAGAAGGGGTAGACTGGACTGGCCTGAAGGTGCTACTTCAAGGGAAAGTATTAAAGCTGTTACGAAGTTGCCTCGCCTTCAG AATCTAGTAATGCAGCATGTTGATCACTCGGCTGGAGATCTGATTCATCTCTTGCAAGGATTGCTTAGATATGATCCCTCAGATAGGCTAACTGCTCGGGAAGCACTAAGGCATCCCTTCTTTACAAGGGACCAATTAAGGAGGTGA
- the LOC110638770 gene encoding serine/threonine-protein kinase AFC2 isoform X3 → MIKVEIVMHDLRLIHTDLKPENILLVSPDYVKVPDYKGLSRSPKEGSYVKRVPKSSAIKVIDFGSTTYERQDQNYIVSTRHYRAPEVILGLGWSYPCDTWSVGCILVELCTGEALFQTHENLEHLAMMERVLGPLPQHMLKRVDRHAEKYIRRGRLDWPEGATSRESIKAVTKLPRLQNLVMQHVDHSAGDLIHLLQGLLRYDPSDRLTAREALRHPFFTRDQLRR, encoded by the exons ATGATAAAGGTGGAAATCG TTATGCATGACTTGCGTCTGATTCATACTGACTTGAAACCTGAGAACATTCTTCTAGTTTCTCCAGATTATGTGAAAGTTCCTGATTACAAG GGTTTGTCCCGATCACCAAAGGAAGGCTCCTACGTTAAGAGAGTCCCAAAGTCGAGTGCTATTAAGGTGATTGATTTTGGTAGTACTACTTATGAGCGCCAAGATCAGAACTACATTGTATCCACACGACATTACCGTGCTCCAGAAGTTATTCTGG GACTTGGGTGGAGTTATCCTTGTGATACATGGAGCGTTGGTTGCATCTTAGTGGAATTATGCACT GGCGAGGCTTTATTTCAAACCCATGAGAATCTGGAGCACCTAGCAATGATGGAAAGGGTCCTTGGGCCCCTGCCTCAGCATATGCTGAAGAGAGTCGA TCGGCATGCAGAGAAATATATCAGAAGGGGTAGACTGGACTGGCCTGAAGGTGCTACTTCAAGGGAAAGTATTAAAGCTGTTACGAAGTTGCCTCGCCTTCAG AATCTAGTAATGCAGCATGTTGATCACTCGGCTGGAGATCTGATTCATCTCTTGCAAGGATTGCTTAGATATGATCCCTCAGATAGGCTAACTGCTCGGGAAGCACTAAGGCATCCCTTCTTTACAAGGGACCAATTAAGGAGGTGA
- the LOC110636805 gene encoding serine/threonine-protein kinase AFC2-like isoform X1: MIKVEIVMHDLRLIHTDLKPENILLVSPDYVRVPDYKGLSRSPKEGSYVKRVPKSSAIKVIDFGSTTYERQDQNYIVSTRHYRAPEVILGLGWSYPCDIWSVGCILVELCTGEALFQTHENLEHLAMMERVLGPLPQHMLKRVDRHAEKYIRRGRLDWPEGATSRESIKAVTKLPRLQNLVMQHVDHSAGDLIHLLQGLLRYDPSDRLTAREALRLPFFTRDQLRR; the protein is encoded by the exons ATGATAAAGGTGGAAATCG TTATGCATGACTTGCGTCTGATTCATACTGACTTGAAACCTGAGAACATTCTTCTAGTTTCTCCTGATTATGTGAGAGTTCCTGATTACAAG GGTTTGTCCCGATCACCAAAGGAAGGCTCCTACGTTAAGAGAGTCCCAAAGTCGAGTGCTATTAAGGTGATTGATTTTGGTAGTACTACTTATGAGCGCCAAGATCAGAACTACATTGTATCCACACGACATTACCGTGCTCCAGAAGTTATTCTGG GACTTGGGTGGAGTTATCCTTGTGATATATGGAGCGTTGGTTGCATCTTAGTGGAATTATGCACT GGCGAGGCTTTATTTCAAACCCATGAGAATCTGGAGCACCTAGCAATGATGGAAAGGGTCCTTGGGCCCCTGCCTCAGCATATGCTGAAGAGAGTCGA TCGGCATGCAGAGAAATACATCAGAAGGGGTAGACTGGACTGGCCTGAAGGTGCTACTTCAAGGGAAAGTATTAAAGCTGTTACGAAGTTGCCTCGCCTTCA GAATCTAGTAATGCAGCATGTTGATCACTCGGCTGGAGATCTGATTCATCTCTTGCAAGGATTGCTTAGATATGATCCCTCAGATAGGCTAACTGCTCGGGAAGCACTAAGGCTTCCCTTCTTTACAAGGGACCAATTAAGGAGGTGA
- the LOC110638770 gene encoding serine/threonine-protein kinase AFC2 isoform X2, which translates to MGEGTFGQVLECWDKERKEMVAIKIVRGIKKYREAAMIEIEVLQQLGKHDKGGNRCVQIRNWFDYRNHICIVFEKLGPSLYDFLRKNNYRSFPIDLVREIGGQLLECVAFMHDLRLIHTDLKPENILLVSPDYVKVPDYKGLSRSPKEGSYVKRVPKSSAIKVIDFGSTTYERQDQNYIVSTRHYRAPEVILGLGWSYPCDTWSVGCILVELCTGEALFQTHENLEHLAMMERVLGPLPQHMLKRVDRHAEKYIRRGRLDWPEGATSRESIKAVTKLPRLQNLVMQHVDHSAGDLIHLLQGLLRYDPSDRLTAREALRHPFFTRDQLRR; encoded by the exons ATGGGTGAAG GCACCTTTGGTCAGGTTTTGGAATGCTGGGACAAAGAAAGAAAGGAGATGGTTGCAATCAAAATAGTCCGTGGGATTAAGAAGTATCGTGAAGCAGCTATGATAGAGATTGAAGTGCTGCAACAGCTTGGTAAACATGATAAAGGTGGAAATCG TTGTGTGCAAATACGGAACTGGTTTGACTATCGTAACCATATCTGTATT GTTTTTGAGAAGCTTGGACCAAGCTTATACGATTTTCTTCGCAAAAACAATTATCGCTCATTTCCCATTGATCTTGTCCGTGAGATTGGAGGACAACTGTTGGAATGTGTAGCAT TTATGCATGACTTGCGTCTGATTCATACTGACTTGAAACCTGAGAACATTCTTCTAGTTTCTCCAGATTATGTGAAAGTTCCTGATTACAAG GGTTTGTCCCGATCACCAAAGGAAGGCTCCTACGTTAAGAGAGTCCCAAAGTCGAGTGCTATTAAGGTGATTGATTTTGGTAGTACTACTTATGAGCGCCAAGATCAGAACTACATTGTATCCACACGACATTACCGTGCTCCAGAAGTTATTCTGG GACTTGGGTGGAGTTATCCTTGTGATACATGGAGCGTTGGTTGCATCTTAGTGGAATTATGCACT GGCGAGGCTTTATTTCAAACCCATGAGAATCTGGAGCACCTAGCAATGATGGAAAGGGTCCTTGGGCCCCTGCCTCAGCATATGCTGAAGAGAGTCGA TCGGCATGCAGAGAAATATATCAGAAGGGGTAGACTGGACTGGCCTGAAGGTGCTACTTCAAGGGAAAGTATTAAAGCTGTTACGAAGTTGCCTCGCCTTCAG AATCTAGTAATGCAGCATGTTGATCACTCGGCTGGAGATCTGATTCATCTCTTGCAAGGATTGCTTAGATATGATCCCTCAGATAGGCTAACTGCTCGGGAAGCACTAAGGCATCCCTTCTTTACAAGGGACCAATTAAGGAGGTGA
- the LOC110636806 gene encoding cytochrome P450 71A1-like — METVALLHQWCQEFAKTVPFNPLLIASLLLLSFIYLFRFNRTRKLKLPPSPPKLPIIGNLHQLGALPYRSLKTLSDKYGPLMLVHLGKVPTLVVSTAEMAHEITKNHDVAFADRPKTSAGDALLFGCQDLAFCPYGEYWRQVKKVCVLELLSQKRVQDFEFVRKEETAKLVEKLRYACAVGSPVDLSEILVTTSNNIVSRSAFGTVYDNESGHQSSSGDLVRGAIDLVGSFSFKDTFPYLGWLDVLTGFTGKVKKASKELHGFLDQVIEEHQVSKSQDKAEDRKDIVDILLQIEKNGMLTVDFTRESMKAVLMDMFIGGTDTTATTMDWTMAELMKNPRIMKKAQEEVRRVVGNKSKVEESDLDQMTYLKCIVKETLRHHVSGMIPRQTTATTKLEGYDIPPNTRVLINAWGIQRDPGLWEKPDDFIPERFIDNPADFKGQHKEYIPFGSGRRLCPGISYALKEVEYVLANLLFLFDWKLPDGQKHEDLDMSEVFYLVIRKKVPLMVVPSVH, encoded by the exons ATGGAGACAGTAGCATTGTTGCATCAATGGTGCCAAGAGTTTGCCAAAACTGTTCCATTCAATCCTCTGCTCATTGCCTCTCTTCTCCTTTTATCATTTATTTATCTGTTTAGGTTCAATAGAACTCGCAAACTCAAATTACCTCCATCACCCCCAAAGCTACCAATCATTGGAAACCTTCACCAACTAGGCGCTCTCCCCTATCGATCCCTCAAAACCCTCTCCGACAAATATGGCCCTCTTATGCTTGTGCATTTGGGCAAAGTTCCAACTCTTGTAGTTTCAACTGCAGAGATGGCTCATGAAATCACCAAAAATCATGATGTTGCTTTTGCAGATAGACCGAAGACCAGCGCCGGAGATGCTTTGCTCTTTGGGTGCCAAGACCTCGCATTTTGTCCCTATGGTGAATATTGGAGACAGGTGAAGAAGGTGTGCGTTCTTGAACTCTTGAGCCAGAAAAGGGTGCAAGACTTTGAGTTTGTGAGAAAAGAAGAAACTGCTAAGCTGGTGGAGAAGTTGCGCTATGCATGCGCTGTAGGATCTCCAGTTGATCTGAGTGAGATACTTGTTACAACCTCCAACAACATCGTATCAAGATCAGCTTTTGGTACAGTATATGATAATGAAAGTGGTCATCAGAGCAGTTCAGGGGATTTGGTTAGGGGAGCAATAGACCTTGTGGGAAGTTTCAGCTTTAAAGATACTTTTCCCTATTTGGGATGGCTCGATGTTCTAACAGGCTTCACCGGGAAGGTGAAAAAGGCTTCCAAAGAATTGCATGGTTTCCTTGATCAGGTGATTGAAGAACATCAAGTATCAAAAAGCCAGGACAAGGCTGAAGATAGGAAAGACATTGTGGATATTCTTCTCCAAATTGAAAAGAATGGCATGCTTACCGTTGATTTCACTCGTGAAAGCATGAAAGCTGTCCTAATG GACATGTTTATTGGGGGAACTGATACTACTGCAACAACCATGGATTGGACGATGGCAGAGCTGATGAAAAACCCACGCATAATGAAGAAAGCCCAAGAAGAGGTAAGAAGAGTGGTAGGAAACAAATCGAAAGTAGAAGAATCCGATCTTGATCAGATGACCTACCTAAAATGCATAGTGAAAGAGACACTGAGGCATCATGTTTCGGGAATGATTCCAAGACAAACAACTGCGACCACAAAGCTGGAAGGGTATGATATTCCACCCAATACGAGAGTGTTGATCAACGCATGGGGAATTCAAAGGGATCCAGGATTATGGGAAAAGCCTGATGATTTTATCCCTGAGAGGTTTATTGACAATCCAGCAGATTTCAAGGGACAACACAAAGAGTACATTCCGTTTGGTTCCGGGAGAAGGCTTTGCCCTGGAATATCCTATGCGCTTAAAGAAGTTGAATATGTGTTGGCTAATCTCCTCTTCTTGTTCGATTGGAAGTTGCCTGATGGACAAAAACACGAGGACCTGGACATGAGCGAGGTCTTCTATCTGGTCATTCGTAAGAAAGTTCCTCTCATGGTTGTGCCGTCCGTGCATTAA
- the LOC110638770 gene encoding serine/threonine-protein kinase AFC2 isoform X4 translates to MHDLRLIHTDLKPENILLVSPDYVKVPDYKGLSRSPKEGSYVKRVPKSSAIKVIDFGSTTYERQDQNYIVSTRHYRAPEVILGLGWSYPCDTWSVGCILVELCTGEALFQTHENLEHLAMMERVLGPLPQHMLKRVDRHAEKYIRRGRLDWPEGATSRESIKAVTKLPRLQNLVMQHVDHSAGDLIHLLQGLLRYDPSDRLTAREALRHPFFTRDQLRR, encoded by the exons ATGCATGACTTGCGTCTGATTCATACTGACTTGAAACCTGAGAACATTCTTCTAGTTTCTCCAGATTATGTGAAAGTTCCTGATTACAAG GGTTTGTCCCGATCACCAAAGGAAGGCTCCTACGTTAAGAGAGTCCCAAAGTCGAGTGCTATTAAGGTGATTGATTTTGGTAGTACTACTTATGAGCGCCAAGATCAGAACTACATTGTATCCACACGACATTACCGTGCTCCAGAAGTTATTCTGG GACTTGGGTGGAGTTATCCTTGTGATACATGGAGCGTTGGTTGCATCTTAGTGGAATTATGCACT GGCGAGGCTTTATTTCAAACCCATGAGAATCTGGAGCACCTAGCAATGATGGAAAGGGTCCTTGGGCCCCTGCCTCAGCATATGCTGAAGAGAGTCGA TCGGCATGCAGAGAAATATATCAGAAGGGGTAGACTGGACTGGCCTGAAGGTGCTACTTCAAGGGAAAGTATTAAAGCTGTTACGAAGTTGCCTCGCCTTCAG AATCTAGTAATGCAGCATGTTGATCACTCGGCTGGAGATCTGATTCATCTCTTGCAAGGATTGCTTAGATATGATCCCTCAGATAGGCTAACTGCTCGGGAAGCACTAAGGCATCCCTTCTTTACAAGGGACCAATTAAGGAGGTGA